One window of the Trifolium pratense cultivar HEN17-A07 linkage group LG2, ARS_RC_1.1, whole genome shotgun sequence genome contains the following:
- the LOC123906457 gene encoding AAA-ATPase ASD, mitochondrial-like translates to MAMGIGELWSQMGSIMASIMFVYAMYDRFFPPHIRRYALKYTTKFTNLMYPYIQITFHELSGERLKRNETYKVIQTYLSANSSQRARKLKAEVVKDSQTPLVLTMDDNQEIVDEFNGVKVWWSANHITSQSQSFSYYPASNEKRFLTLTFHKRHRDLITTSYIQHVLEQGKAITLKNRQLKIYTNNPSNNWGGYRSTKWSHTTFEHPARFETLAMEPEKKEEIINDLVKFKNGKEYYAKVGKAWKRGYLLFGPPGTGKSTMISAIANFMNYDVYDLELTTVKDNNDLKRLLIETSSKSIIVIEDIDCSLELTGQRKKKKEQDNDENGGKPDPIKEAEKEDKKESKVTLSGLLNFIDGIWSACGAERIIIFTTNFVDKLDPALIRRGRMDKHIEMSYCGYQAFKILARNYLDIEYHDDLFPIIEKLLGETNMTPADVAENLMPNSITEDFETCLKNLIHALEIAKKAAKDEEEKKKAEDEEAQLKVEKDKQELTQEEVKVKADGILEKKVKENGVTN, encoded by the coding sequence atgGCAATGGGAATTGGGGAACTATGGTCACAAATGGGGTCAATTATGGCTAGCATAATGTTTGTATATGCCATGTATGACCGATTCTTCCCACCTCATATTCGTAGATATGCTCTAAAATACACAACCAAATTCACAAACCTTATGTATCCTTACATCCAAATTACCTTCCATGAGTTATCAGGAGAGCGTCTCAAACGCAACGAAACTTACAAAGTCATCCAAACATATCTTAGCGCGAATTCATCACAGCGAGCCAGAAAGCTTAAAGCCGAAGTTGTCAAAGATAGTCAAACCCCACTTGTTCTAACCATGGACGATAACCAAGAGATTGTAGATGAGTTCAATGGAGTCAAAGTTTGGTGGTCCGCAAATCACATCACCTCACAATCACAGTCGTTTTCTTACTACCCGGCTTCGAATGAGAAAAGATTCTTAACACTTACGTTCCACAAAAGGCATCGTGATCTTATCACTACCTCTTATATCCAACATGTGTTGGAACAAGGAAAGGCTATTACCTTGAAAAATAGGCAGTTAAAGATTTACACCAACAATCCAAGCAATAATTGGGGAGGATACAGAAGCACAAAGTGGAGTCACACAACCTTTGAGCATCCTGCAAGGTTTGAAACACTTGCTATGGAACCGGAGAAGAAAGAAGAGATCATAAACGATCTTGTTAAGTTCAAAAATGGGAAAGAGTACTATGCTAAAGTAGGGAAGGCATGGAAGCGTGGTTACCTACTTTTTGGCCCACCGGGAACTGGAAAATCTACCATGATATCAGCTATTGCTAATTTCATGAATTACGACGTGTATGATCTTGAATTAACAACTGTTAAGGATAACAACGATTTGAAAAGACTTTTGATTGAGACGTCAAGCAAATCAATTATAGTTATTGAAGACATTGATTGTTCTCTTGAGCTCACAGGccaaaggaagaagaaaaaggagcAAGATAATGACGAGAATGGGGGAAAACCCGATCCTATTAAGGAAGctgaaaaagaagataaaaaagaAAGCAAGGTAACTCTTTCGGGTTTGTTGAATTTTATTGATGGAATTTGGTCGGCATGTGGAGCAGAGAGGATCATAATTTTTACAACTAACTTTGTGGACAAACTTGATCCTGCTCTCATTAGGAGGGGAAGGATGGATAAGCACATAGAAATGTCTTATTGTGGCTATCAAGCTTTCAAGATTCTTGCAAGGAACTATTTAGATATTGAGTATCATGATGATTTGTTTCCCATTATTGAAAAGTTGTTGGGAGAGACTAATATGACACCTGCCGATGTTGCTGAGAATTTGATGCCAAATTCAATCACCGAAGATTTCGAGACTTGCTTGAAGAATTTGATTCATGCTCTTGAGATTGCAAAGAAAGCAGCCaaggatgaagaagaaaagaaaaaggctGAGGATGAGGAAGCTCAACTCAAGGTGGAGAAAGATAAACAAGAATTGACTCAAGAGGAAGTAAAAGTGAAGGCTGATGGAATATTGGAGAAAAAAGTGAAGGAGAATGGTGTCACTAATTAA
- the LOC123906458 gene encoding AAA-ATPase ASD, mitochondrial-like, producing MAMGIGELWSQMGSIMASIMFVYAMYDRFFPPHLRRYALKYTTKFTNLMYPYIQITFHELSGERLKHNETYKVIQTYLSANSSQRVRKLKAEVVKDSQTPLVLSMDDNQEIVDEFNGVKVWWAANHTTSKSQSFSYYPASDEKRFLTLTFHKRHRDLITTSYIQHVLEQGKDITLKNRQLKIYTNNPSNNWGGYKSTKWSHTTFEHPARFETLAMEPEKKEEIINDLVKFKNGKEYYAKVGKAWKRGYLLFGPPGTGKSTMISAIANFMNYDVYDLELTTVKDNNDLNRLLIETSSKSIIVIEDIDCSLELTGQRKKKKEKDNDENGGKPDPIKEAEKEDKKESKVTLSGLLNFIDGIWSACGAERIIIFTTNFVDKLDPALIRRGRMDKHIEMSYCGYQAFKILARNYLDIEYHDDLFPIIEKLLGETNMTPADVAENLMPNSITEDFETCLKNLIHSLEIAKKAAKDEEEKKKAEDEEAQLKVEKDKQELTQEELNVKANGILEKRVKENGVIH from the coding sequence atggcAATGGGAATTGGGGAACTATGGTCACAAATGGGGTCAATTATGGCTAGCATAATGTTTGTATATGCCATGTATGACCGATTTTTCCCACCTCATCTTCGTAGATATGCTCTAAAATACACAACCAAATTCACAAACCTTATGTATCCTTACATCCAAATAACCTTCCATGAGTTATCTGGAGAGCGTCTCAAACACAACGAAACTTACAAAGTCATCCAAACATATCTTAGCGCGAATTCATCACAAAGAGTCAGAAAGCTTAAAGCTGAAGTAGTCAAAGATAGCCAAACCCCACTTGTTCTAAGCATGGACGACAATCAAGAGATCGTAGATGAGTTCAATGGAGTCAAAGTTTGGTGGGCTGCGAATCACACCACCTCAAAATCACAATCGTTTTCTTACTACCCTGCTTCGGATGAGAAAAGATTCTTAACACTAACGTTCCACAAAAGGCATCGTGATCTTATCACTACCTCGTATATTCAACATGTGTTGGAACAAGGAAAGGATATTAccttaaaaaataggcaattaAAGATTTACACCAACAATCCAAGCAATAATTGGGGAGGATACAAAAGTACAAAGTGGAGTCACACAACCTTTGAGCATCCTGCAAGGTTTGAAACACTTGCTATGGAACCGGAGAAGAAAGAAGAGATCATAAACGATCTTGTTAAGTTCAAAAATGGGAAAGAGTACTATGCTAAAGTAGGGAAGGCATGGAAGCGTGGTTACCTACTTTTTGGCCCACCGGGAACTGGAAAATCTACCATGATATCAGCTATTGCTAATTTCATGAATTACGACGTGTATGATCTTGAATTAACAACTGTTAAGGATAACAATGATTTGAATAGACTTTTGATTGAGACGTCAAGCAAATCAATTATAGTTATTGAAGACATTGATTGTTCTCTTGAGCTTACGGgacaaaggaagaagaaaaaggagaaagatAATGACGAGAATGGGGGAAAACCTGATCCTATTAAGGAAGctgaaaaagaagataaaaaagaAAGCAAGGTAACTCTTTCGGGTTTGTTGAATTTTATTGATGGAATTTGGTCGGCATGTGGAGCAGAGAGGATCATAATTTTCACAACTAACTTTGTGGACAAACTTGATCCTGCTCTCATTAGGAGGGGAAGGATGGATAAGCACATAGAAATGTCTTATTGTGGCTATCAAGCTTTCAAGATTCTTGCAAGGAACTATTTAGATATTGAGTATCATGATGATTTGTTTCCCATTATTGAAAAGTTGTTGGGAGAGACTAATATGACACCTGCTGATGTTGCTGAGAATTTGATGCCAAATTCAATCACCGAAGATTTCGAGACTTGCTTGAAGAATTTGATTCATTCTCTTGAGATTGCAAAGAAAGCAGCCaaggatgaagaagaaaagaaaaaggctGAGGATGAGGAAGCTCAGCTCAAGGTGGAGAAAGATAAACAAGAATTGACTCAAGAGGAATTAAATGTGAAGGCTAATGGTATTTTGGAGAAAAGAGTGAAGGAGAATGGTGTCATTCattaa